The Helicobacter ganmani nucleotide sequence GTATTTTAAAGCTCTTTGTTGTGGGGCAATTCTTTCTTGTTCGCACGCGAAATGAAACCACACATTTCCCTTAAAAACGTGCGAAATTTCATCTTGTAAAATCATCTCTAAAGCTCCTAAAAGCTCCTTTTTGATAGTGTGATTACTACTTTGAACTTTGGCACATAAAAAAGGATTGACATCTAAGCCCACCGCTTCCATTCCGCGTGGAATGAGCGCGATTCTATCCAATAAAACATTGCAATTTTTCATAGAATCAAAGAGTAAAGTATGCACACCAAAGTCTCCATATCGGAAGCCTAGAGTCTCTAAAAGTGCATTGAGTGCCAAAAAGTGCTTCACTTCCTCGTTGGCAACTTCCACCCAATCACGATAAAATGTAAGTGGTAGATTTCTAAAGCGATAGGCGCAATCTAGTGCTAAATCAATCGCAGAAAATTCAATGTGCGCAAGGGAATGCAAAAGATGTGCGACATTTAAATCTGTTTTGAGATACTTGCCTTGCGGAACTTTATAGGGTGGAATGATTTGACAAAAATGTGCAAAAGTCGGAATCCCTAGCGACAAAATAGCTTGCTGATGTTCTAAGTGAAAATTTGGAAAGTTTTGCCAAATTTCTTGAGTTAGCATACATTTTTCTTGTGCGTTTTTTGCATTTAAGGCATTAAAGAGTGTGGAAAATAGCTCGTGTGATTCCATTTTAAAATACAGCTTTTAATCCGATGAGAATCATTTTGACACCCATCGCCATAATAAAAACAAGTGCAATGCGCGAAAGAACATGTAATACAAGTTTGCCCAATATGCGTTCAATGCTAGCCGCAAAATGAAAAAGCCCAAGCATAAAGGCAAAAGCCGCAACTACCGCAAAAATTGTTAGTATTAACCCCTTTTCTTCTGATAAAACAACCACCGTAGAAAGCGTCCCTGGACCTACAAGCATAGGAAACGCCATCGGCACAATGCTTTGATTGAGTAATTCACTTTTGCTTAAGCCTTCGTGTTGTTGCATTTCTTTGTGGGAGGGTAGTAATAATCCCTTTGTGCTAACCAAAATGAGCAAGAAACCTCCTGCAATGCGCAAATGATTTAAATCTATTTTAAACAAAAAAGTCATAATAAAAGGACCTGTGAGCAAAAATAAAATCACAATGACAAAGGCGACATAGAGGATATTGCGAAAAAGACTTTGGCGCATTGTAGTTTCTAAATCGTCTGTCATAGAGATGAATTGCGGGAGATTGCCAAAAGGATTGAGGACGGCAATAATTGTAATAGCAATAAGCAAAAGGCTATAAAGTTGAGATTCTATTCCAGCAAACATTTTTTCTTCTTAAAATGGAGTTTTGAGAATTTTAGTAAAATTAAAGCGAAAAATCAACCTTGTTTTTTTGGATTCTTTTAGGCGAGAAGTTATTTAAATTTGGAATCCCTAATGGATTTATTAAGAAAGAATGGTTAGCACTTAGAATCTTAAAGATTCCAAATGCTAAAGGTGAAAAGTAGATTAAGCTTTCTTTTCGCTTACGATTTCTACGATATTGTCTCCCACCATTACCGCAATTTTTGCCATAAACTCTTCTGGGCTTGTAAAGCCTACACAAGAGCAGTTGATTTCACCTAAAATATAGCGGTCAGCACCTTTTTCGTCTGTGTCTAAGATAAAATCTGCTGTCCAAATGAGTGGTAAGTCGTAATTGCCTAACTTGCTTTTAATTTGTGGAAGTTGTCCTAAGAACCAATCTACCAATGTTTGCCAATCTTTTGGCTCATCGTAGCGATATTTTGCACCGCTAAAGAGAGTTGCACTAAACGCGTCGCCTCCTTCGGCTGGTTTTTTATGTACAACATAAACAGGAGTTTTGTAAAGCATAAGGATTCTAATCTCTCCTTCTTTAATACGTGGTAAGAAAGTCATATCCACAAGCATACCATTGTCACCGACTAAATAATGTTCGCAGAAATCCATAAATTCACCTAATTTGCGCTCTTCAGTGTGATTGTCTTTTGCCTCTGTGCAGATGATTTTTGTATCTAATGGGAGGGATTCTACTTTATTATAATCACTGCTAGATTCTAGTCTCACGCGCCAAATTCCTTCACCTGTTGAACCGCGATTTTGCTTTAAAACCCTTTCGCCTTTTGCTAGAGTTTTAGGAAAGGTTTTCTTAAAATCGTGCTTATCGCTAAAGGTTACCCCGATTCTTTTTGCTTCTGCTGGGTCATAATACGCATAAGTATCACTAGGCACTAAAGGAGTATCTGCTAATTTTGTCAAAGCGTCTTTTGCGCCATAACCAATCATTGCGTCAGGGTGAGGCATACCCACAAGTCCGTCAGCACAAAGTTTGCGTAAAACATCAAAATAAAGTTTTTCTTCTTTTAAATTTCCGGGATTTACACGAGAAACATAGCCATCAGCAGTATCACGCACTTTTTTGTAGATTTCCTCTCTTTTTGTAGAATCGCGTAACGCTTCATCTGTAAGTTGCACAACTTCTGCATTCCAACCCTTTGCTTTAAGGGCATTTACCATTGGCATTGTGTCTTTTCTGTGTCCATCTGCACCTTTGTCACTACCGCCTACTGCTTCAAAAAAGACAATATTCTTTTTCATATTTCCTCCAAAAATTAAATTATGATTTATAAAGGTATCAAAATAAGGCTTAAAGTTTTTATTTTTGGGGTAAATTTGATTGGATTGTTCTTGTTGGCGCGTTACTAAATGATACAAGGCAAAGGTTGTATTTCTTTAATTATTGTGAGTTTTATCCATATACTTAAGAAGTAAGACTAACGAAGTAGTAGAACATAATCCCAGCAAAAAGATAAAATTCATTGGGATTCATTGCCGCACAAAATGTCCGCTTTTTCCTCCGCTTTTTTCTACCAAATAAATCTCGCTTAAAACCATTGTTTTATCTATTGCCTTAACCATATCATAAATCGTAAGGAGACCGATATTAACACCCATTAGGGCTTCCATTTCTACACCTGTTTGTCCATAGGTTTTTACCCGCACCTCTAAAATAAACGCATTTTCATTTGCGATTTCTATTGTTTCACATTTAACACTTGTTAAGAATAGTGGGTGGCACATAGGAATCAGCTCACTTGTGCGTTTCGCACCCATAATTGCTGCAATGATTGCTGTTTGCAATACTGCACCTTTTTTTACCTTTTGTTCTTTAATTGCGCAAAAGGCTTCATAGTTCATTGTGATTTTGCCCCTTGCGATTGCTTCTCTGTGTGTGGAATCTTTTGCCGAGACATCAACCATTTTGGGATTTTGTCGTTTATCTAAATGCGTAAGCTCCATACGAATCCTTTATAATAATTTGTAAATGGTTATTTTGTCATTTTTTAGCACTTTTTGGAATAAATTTTTATCCAAGTTTTCAAAAAATAAACCTTTAAAATAAAAACTTTCCAAATAAGATTTCGCACAAAGTAGAGTTTTTCCATTGGGTAAAAGGATAGCTACAAGTGAGCTTTGTGTATCAAAGATTTGTGTTGTATGCTGCTTTAAATCTATGCTTTTAAAAATCCTAAAATGTAAGTCTTGTGTAGTAACTTCGCCTGTGTTTGGATTTAAGGCAATATTGTTTTTGAAATAAATCCTATCCTTTGTTGCTTCAAGAGAAAGTGCAAAAAAATCAAGTTTTTGAGGCTTTCCATTACTTAAATCCACTTGAGAAAAGCGCATAACATTGGGGAAAATCTCAAGCATTCTCCAAGGCAAAATGAAATAAAGTGCGTGAGGAGAATACTCCCATTTTTGTTTGTTTTTAAGGTTTTCTAATGTTTTTGGAATCCCAAATGTTTGAAAATGAGATTCCAAAGTCTCGCCTGTTAAAAGCATTTTGGCTAGATTGTAGCTTATTCTCTCTTCATTTGTGCTAAGCGCGAGGCTAATAGGAAAATTTTGTATTCCTGAATGCCTTCCTCCATCTACAAAGGTTTGCAAATCACTAAAGTAATGCACATAATAGCCATAGTCCCACCAAGTGAGCGCAAAGTCTCCCTTTTTGGCAGGGATAGAGAGCAGAATCTCTGCTTCGCTTGCTTCCAAAATTGGTGCAACGACATAATTTCTAATATGCCACAAATGCGGTGCAATCACAAGCAAAACCAAACAAGCAAGCAAAAGAGATTTTAGGATTCTGTTTTGAAAACTCACTAAAATTGTTTGAATCTTAAAAAACAAAAATCCCATTCCAAGCGCAGAGATTGGCACAGCATAAAAGCTAAAACGCAAGCCTTGCACAAGAGCAAAACAACCTAGAGCCAAAAAGGGTAGAAAAAGGGTGAATCTTTTGTCCTTAAAAATCAATCCAAAATAACCTAAAATTGCCAAAATAAACCAAAAGATTCCACCGCTGATGCGATAAGCAAACTCGCTAAAATCAATATTTGAAACCTCCGCAATGGAATCCAAAACATTTAAATAATGCAATCCTATATTTGTGGTGTCGGCAAGATAATCACTTAAATAATGGCTCTGTAAGAAATTGGGTAATAATTTCCACAGCAAAAGGCTTAGATTACATAAAAAGTAAAGAAAAAATAAAATTTTATGGATTGGAAAGGTTTTATGTAAAATATCCAAGAAAAACCCTAAAAAGAATCCTAAAAATATCCAAACCCAAGTGAATTTTGGAAAAAAAATCACTAAAGTTAAGATGAAAAATAAACCTAAAATAATCCATTGCATTGGGGATTCTTTTGACGATTTGTTGTATAAGTCTTTCAAGAAAAAACATAATAAAATTAAAAGATAACCCAATAAAACATAGCGTAAATGGGAATAATACAAAAGGGAAAAAGCACTCAAAGAAAATAGAATCGCAAAATCTAATGCTTTTTGTGTTCTAAGAGTGCGTAGGATTATCACTCCAATACTCAAACCTAAAACAATGATAAGCATATCTGTATCATAATAACCAAACATTGTGCGATTATAATAACTCACACTCATTGCACTTAAAAATCCGCTTAATGCACAGGGAATTGCTCCGAAGTTGCGCGTCAAAGCCATAAGGGGAAAAACAATCAAACTTCCAAAGATTGCAGGGAGAATGAATAAGACTTGCTCCAAATTAAAGGGAAGACAAAGGGTGAGGAATGCGGTTAAGATAGAAAGAATCTCGCTTGTGGATTTATAAAGGGGCAGATGAGAGGAGATAGAAAGAGTAAAAAAATCTTGCAAAAAATTTGGAAGATGCCAAATAGGAGATTGCCCAAACTCCAAAGCAAAAGATTGCTGAAATTCTTGATAAAGTTTTAAAAGTTCTTTTGCGCCTTGTGCGTAGAAATAGCCATCGTGCGTGTTGAGCAAAGGGGCTTGATTGTAAAAATATTGTGGATAGGCACTAAGCACAAAAGGATAATAAAGCCGAAGCAAAACACAAAGCAAAAAGACAAAAAATGCTAGACTAAGAAAGGATTTTAGGCGCATTCTTTTCCCGCGATTCTTTTTGTAGTTTTTTGGCTTGTTTATAAAATTCTATCATTCCGCCTTTGTGGATTGTTTTGCAGGCTTGAATTAAGCTTGCACCCAAACGATAAGAGAAAGTTTGCTTTTCGTAGATTGCGCTTTTATAGTCATCATAAGATTTCAAAGGAGGGAGTTTTAAATGAGGGGATTTAGCAATGATGTGCGCATAAAATCTTGCTTCTTGCCTGTGTTTCAAAGCAATAAAAGCAAGAATAAAAGGCAATTTTAAGCAACCCCAAAGGGTTTTATAGTTTTGAATGATTGCATAGCCTAGTTTGTAGGAGAGATGATAACGAATCCTCTCATAGCCATAAGTTGTGTTAGCAATGAATCCCTTTGTGTTTGGGCTTCCGCTTGCATCTAGCCATTGCTTGTAATACAGATTCCATTCTTGCCAGATTTGGTTGCAAAGGTGATTATTCCAAAAGCGATTCTTTGAACCATATGCGTGAATGAGAATAGGATTTTGATTCTTGCGCCACAGCACACTTCCACAATAACGATTATCTAGCACTTTAGTTTTTAATTTTTTTTCAAAAATCAACAAAGAAAAAATAGCTTGGTCGTTTAGTGCGTGTTTTGCACTTTGGGAATAAATAAAATCATAACATTCTAGCGGGCTTTCTAAAGTATCATTAAAAACAATAATTCCTGTTCTATATATTTCAAGATTCGCAAACTCTTGCGGTGCAGAAGGCAGGCTTGCTTTAAGCTTGTTTTTGCCGCGATTGGCTGCTAATACATAATCTCCCATTAAATGCTTCAAATGTCCAATTTCGTGGAGCAACAAAATATCAAAATCCAAATAAATGACGCATTCACATTCTTGTAGGTATTTCAAGCCTTCAAAGCAAGCATAAACCATATGTGTCCAACGATTCAAAAAAGAATCATTGCGCAAATTTATGGGTGTTTTGCGATAGGTGTTGAGTTTGGTGATAAAATCCTCTTTTGTAAAAGCTTCAAACTTAACTTCGCTTGTTCCCGCAATTTGTTTTAAGGCTTTTTTGTCGCTCTTGCTAAAGCCATCGTGAATCAAATAGAAAATATCCACCTTATCGGCACATTTTGCCTTGATATTAGCTAAAAGCGCACCAATCACAAAGGCAGAATCGCAAGTCGCGCAAAGTAGGATTCCTAATGGGTATTTTTTCATTGATTTGTCCAAGTTTGATAATTGATAGTTTTTAGCGATGTAAAAAGATATTTTATAATAATTTTTGCAAATTTCCTAAAACTTTGTAATGGAATCTTAACAAGTGAGATTCTTATTATAAATTGCCACGCCGATAAATCGGCTCACAATGACAAAGGAGATAGCACGCAAGGACGATGTGGGATTCGTTTTTTAGCCTATAAGGACAATTATGCGTTATCTTGCGGTTTGCGAGGATTTTTTGAAGAACCACCACCACAGCCGCAGCCACAACCTTTATCTTTCTTAGGGTAAAGTTTATAGCCAAAGTATAAAAGCGCACCAACTAAAATAATTCCTAAAATAAAAGTTTCCATTTAACCTCCAAAACAAGATTCTATGAATAGTTCATAGAATCTTAAAATTTAACCATTAAAACGCATAAACAATTTCTACTTTGAATTGATTTCTATCTTCTGAATCTGTTTGTGGAGAAATATAACTTCCGCTACGCTCTGTTTTTAAAAACGCATAATAGGTATAGATTTCTAAGTTTTCATTGTATCCCCAAGTAAGATTTGGTGTAATTTCATAAAAGTCAATGTCTGTTGTAGTGCGATTTGGAATATCTTTGACTTTATTTTTGCCATTGACATAATCTATTCCAATATTTAGATTCTCAAGTAAATCATAAGACAAAGACGCATAAAAGACATCTAAGTCTTTTTCTGTATTTTTGTTGATTGCGCCCCCAATCGCAGAAAAATTCACTCCTGTGGCATCGTAATTATCAAACCAAACCGCGCCCGCCATTTGCAATGCACCCTCATCGTCCAAAGAGACTGCGAAATTATCTTTTGTGTTTGTAATGTAGCCAAGATTTAAACCTAATGGAATCTCTAATTTTGCTAAATCTACACCGGCTTCAAGGCTGATAAAGTCGCTTTTTG carries:
- a CDS encoding MarC family protein, with protein sequence MFAGIESQLYSLLLIAITIIAVLNPFGNLPQFISMTDDLETTMRQSLFRNILYVAFVIVILFLLTGPFIMTFLFKIDLNHLRIAGGFLLILVSTKGLLLPSHKEMQQHEGLSKSELLNQSIVPMAFPMLVGPGTLSTVVVLSEEKGLILTIFAVVAAFAFMLGLFHFAASIERILGKLVLHVLSRIALVFIMAMGVKMILIGLKAVF
- the moaC gene encoding cyclic pyranopterin monophosphate synthase MoaC, translated to MELTHLDKRQNPKMVDVSAKDSTHREAIARGKITMNYEAFCAIKEQKVKKGAVLQTAIIAAIMGAKRTSELIPMCHPLFLTSVKCETIEIANENAFILEVRVKTYGQTGVEMEALMGVNIGLLTIYDMVKAIDKTMVLSEIYLVEKSGGKSGHFVRQ
- a CDS encoding Cj0069 family protein: MKKNIVFFEAVGGSDKGADGHRKDTMPMVNALKAKGWNAEVVQLTDEALRDSTKREEIYKKVRDTADGYVSRVNPGNLKEEKLYFDVLRKLCADGLVGMPHPDAMIGYGAKDALTKLADTPLVPSDTYAYYDPAEAKRIGVTFSDKHDFKKTFPKTLAKGERVLKQNRGSTGEGIWRVRLESSSDYNKVESLPLDTKIICTEAKDNHTEERKLGEFMDFCEHYLVGDNGMLVDMTFLPRIKEGEIRILMLYKTPVYVVHKKPAEGGDAFSATLFSGAKYRYDEPKDWQTLVDWFLGQLPQIKSKLGNYDLPLIWTADFILDTDEKGADRYILGEINCSCVGFTSPEEFMAKIAVMVGDNIVEIVSEKKA
- a CDS encoding STT3 domain-containing protein; protein product: MRLKSFLSLAFFVFLLCVLLRLYYPFVLSAYPQYFYNQAPLLNTHDGYFYAQGAKELLKLYQEFQQSFALEFGQSPIWHLPNFLQDFFTLSISSHLPLYKSTSEILSILTAFLTLCLPFNLEQVLFILPAIFGSLIVFPLMALTRNFGAIPCALSGFLSAMSVSYYNRTMFGYYDTDMLIIVLGLSIGVIILRTLRTQKALDFAILFSLSAFSLLYYSHLRYVLLGYLLILLCFFLKDLYNKSSKESPMQWIILGLFFILTLVIFFPKFTWVWIFLGFFLGFFLDILHKTFPIHKILFFLYFLCNLSLLLWKLLPNFLQSHYLSDYLADTTNIGLHYLNVLDSIAEVSNIDFSEFAYRISGGIFWFILAILGYFGLIFKDKRFTLFLPFLALGCFALVQGLRFSFYAVPISALGMGFLFFKIQTILVSFQNRILKSLLLACLVLLVIAPHLWHIRNYVVAPILEASEAEILLSIPAKKGDFALTWWDYGYYVHYFSDLQTFVDGGRHSGIQNFPISLALSTNEERISYNLAKMLLTGETLESHFQTFGIPKTLENLKNKQKWEYSPHALYFILPWRMLEIFPNVMRFSQVDLSNGKPQKLDFFALSLEATKDRIYFKNNIALNPNTGEVTTQDLHFRIFKSIDLKQHTTQIFDTQSSLVAILLPNGKTLLCAKSYLESFYFKGLFFENLDKNLFQKVLKNDKITIYKLL
- a CDS encoding FeoB-associated Cys-rich membrane protein; amino-acid sequence: METFILGIILVGALLYFGYKLYPKKDKGCGCGCGGGSSKNPRKPQDNA
- a CDS encoding ferritin-like domain-containing protein codes for the protein MESHELFSTLFNALNAKNAQEKCMLTQEIWQNFPNFHLEHQQAILSLGIPTFAHFCQIIPPYKVPQGKYLKTDLNVAHLLHSLAHIEFSAIDLALDCAYRFRNLPLTFYRDWVEVANEEVKHFLALNALLETLGFRYGDFGVHTLLFDSMKNCNVLLDRIALIPRGMEAVGLDVNPFLCAKVQSSNHTIKKELLGALEMILQDEISHVFKGNVWFHFACEQERIAPQQRALKYFEILKNYHFSFPKANAQFNINARLQAGFSAEEIKMLENEIFLSQNPK
- a CDS encoding glycosyltransferase is translated as MCKNYYKISFYIAKNYQLSNLDKSMKKYPLGILLCATCDSAFVIGALLANIKAKCADKVDIFYLIHDGFSKSDKKALKQIAGTSEVKFEAFTKEDFITKLNTYRKTPINLRNDSFLNRWTHMVYACFEGLKYLQECECVIYLDFDILLLHEIGHLKHLMGDYVLAANRGKNKLKASLPSAPQEFANLEIYRTGIIVFNDTLESPLECYDFIYSQSAKHALNDQAIFSLLIFEKKLKTKVLDNRYCGSVLWRKNQNPILIHAYGSKNRFWNNHLCNQIWQEWNLYYKQWLDASGSPNTKGFIANTTYGYERIRYHLSYKLGYAIIQNYKTLWGCLKLPFILAFIALKHRQEARFYAHIIAKSPHLKLPPLKSYDDYKSAIYEKQTFSYRLGASLIQACKTIHKGGMIEFYKQAKKLQKESREKNAPKILS